Proteins co-encoded in one Dendropsophus ebraccatus isolate aDenEbr1 chromosome 9, aDenEbr1.pat, whole genome shotgun sequence genomic window:
- the ZFAND2B gene encoding AN1-type zinc finger protein 2B isoform X3, giving the protein MEFPDLGKHCSEPTCKQLDFLPLKCDACEQIFCKDHITYVLHNCSSAYKKDVQVPVCPLCNTPIPVKRGQTPDIVVGEHIDRDCKSDPAQQKRKIFTNKCGKPGCRQKELMKVICEDCHGNFCLKHRHPLDHDCQGKSAPISRAG; this is encoded by the exons ATGGAGTTCCCAGATCTTGGGAAGCATTGTTCAGAACCAACATGCAAGCAGCTGG ATTTTCTACCTCTCAAATGTGATGCGTGTgaacaaattttttgcaaagacCACATAACGTACGTCCTCCATAACTGCAGCTCAGCGTACAAGAAG GATGTGCAGGTCCCAGTTTGCCCCCTTTGTAACACCCCAATTCCTGTTAAAAGAGGCCAGACCCCAGATATTGTCGTCGGGGAACACATTGATCGTGACTGCAAGTCTGATCCGGCTCAGCAGAAGCGCAAG ATATTCACTAATAAATGTGGGAAGCCAGGATGTCGGCAGAAAGAACTCATGAAAGTGATATGTGAAGACTGCCATGGAAACTTCTGCCTCAAGCATAGACATCCACTTGACCATGACTGCCAAGGCAAGAGCGCCCCCATCTCCCGGGCAGGGTGA
- the ZFAND2B gene encoding AN1-type zinc finger protein 2B isoform X2 — protein sequence MEFPDLGKHCSEPTCKQLDFLPLKCDACEQIFCKDHITYVLHNCSSAYKKDVQVPVCPLCNTPIPVKRGQTPDIVVGEHIDRDCKSDPAQQKRKIFTNKCGKPGCRQKELMKVICEDCHGNFCLKHRHPLDHDCQGKSAPISRAGHAALLRSQASSSKSPASSSNTAAKPAPQPQRSRASVPSAPRPAAAALQNGLSEEEALQRALEMSLAESVQSATPQHSSQEEEDLALARALSASEEEYRRQQQARSARHT from the exons ATGGAGTTCCCAGATCTTGGGAAGCATTGTTCAGAACCAACATGCAAGCAGCTGG ATTTTCTACCTCTCAAATGTGATGCGTGTgaacaaattttttgcaaagacCACATAACGTACGTCCTCCATAACTGCAGCTCAGCGTACAAGAAG GATGTGCAGGTCCCAGTTTGCCCCCTTTGTAACACCCCAATTCCTGTTAAAAGAGGCCAGACCCCAGATATTGTCGTCGGGGAACACATTGATCGTGACTGCAAGTCTGATCCGGCTCAGCAGAAGCGCAAG ATATTCACTAATAAATGTGGGAAGCCAGGATGTCGGCAGAAAGAACTCATGAAAGTGATATGTGAAGACTGCCATGGAAACTTCTGCCTCAAGCATAGACATCCACTTGACCATGACTGCCAAGGCAAGAGCGCCCCCATCTCCCGGGCAGG ACATGCAGCATTGCTCAGATCTCAGGCCTCCTCTTCCAAATCCCCAGCTTCCTCTAGTAACACAGCAGCCAAGCCAGCACCACAGCCTCAGCGCAGCAG AGCAAGTGTCCCCAGCGCCCCGCGCCCTGCTGCAGCTGCCCTACAGAATGGATTA TCAGAGGAAGAAGCTTTACAGAGGGCTTTGGAGATGTCGCTTGCAGAATCGGTACAGAGTGCAACTCCACAGCATAG CTCTCAGGAAGAAGAGGATTTAGCTCTAGCCCGAGCTCTGTCAGCCAGTGAAGAAGAATACAGACGGCAGCAGCAGGCA CGCTCTGCCCGACACACTTAG
- the ZFAND2B gene encoding AN1-type zinc finger protein 2B isoform X1, whose protein sequence is MEFPDLGKHCSEPTCKQLDFLPLKCDACEQIFCKDHITYVLHNCSSAYKKDVQVPVCPLCNTPIPVKRGQTPDIVVGEHIDRDCKSDPAQQKRKIFTNKCGKPGCRQKELMKVICEDCHGNFCLKHRHPLDHDCQGKSAPISRAGHAALLRSQASSSKSPASSSNTAAKPAPQPQRSRASVPSAPRPAAAALQNGLSEEEALQRALEMSLAESVQSATPQHSSQEEEDLALARALSASEEEYRRQQQAAQGNRSAKQSTCSMC, encoded by the exons ATGGAGTTCCCAGATCTTGGGAAGCATTGTTCAGAACCAACATGCAAGCAGCTGG ATTTTCTACCTCTCAAATGTGATGCGTGTgaacaaattttttgcaaagacCACATAACGTACGTCCTCCATAACTGCAGCTCAGCGTACAAGAAG GATGTGCAGGTCCCAGTTTGCCCCCTTTGTAACACCCCAATTCCTGTTAAAAGAGGCCAGACCCCAGATATTGTCGTCGGGGAACACATTGATCGTGACTGCAAGTCTGATCCGGCTCAGCAGAAGCGCAAG ATATTCACTAATAAATGTGGGAAGCCAGGATGTCGGCAGAAAGAACTCATGAAAGTGATATGTGAAGACTGCCATGGAAACTTCTGCCTCAAGCATAGACATCCACTTGACCATGACTGCCAAGGCAAGAGCGCCCCCATCTCCCGGGCAGG ACATGCAGCATTGCTCAGATCTCAGGCCTCCTCTTCCAAATCCCCAGCTTCCTCTAGTAACACAGCAGCCAAGCCAGCACCACAGCCTCAGCGCAGCAG AGCAAGTGTCCCCAGCGCCCCGCGCCCTGCTGCAGCTGCCCTACAGAATGGATTA TCAGAGGAAGAAGCTTTACAGAGGGCTTTGGAGATGTCGCTTGCAGAATCGGTACAGAGTGCAACTCCACAGCATAG CTCTCAGGAAGAAGAGGATTTAGCTCTAGCCCGAGCTCTGTCAGCCAGTGAAGAAGAATACAGACGGCAGCAGCAGGCA GCTCAGGGGAATCGCAGTGCCAAGCAGAGCACCTGCAGTATGTGCTAG